From the Winogradskyella forsetii genome, the window ATATCCTCAGGATTATTTTAGGCATCCATTAGATATTCCATTGGTGCTTGCTGGTTCGTTTGCTGAATTGCGTTCCACACATTTCCATGGTGGATTGGATATTAAGACGCAGCAAAGGGAAGGATTAAAAGTTTATGCGGCTGCTGAAGGTTATGTGAGTAGAATCAAAATTTCAGAATTTGGTTACGGAAAGGCGCTCTATATTACACATCCCAATGGATACACAACGGTTTATGGTCATCTTCAAAAGTTTTCCAAACGTTTAGAAGATTTTATTAGGGAGTGTCAATATGAAAAGGAAAGTTTTGAAGTTGAAGTTTTTCCTAGTTCCGAAGAACTCTTGGTAGACCCCAACGAAGTAATTGCCTATTCAGGTAATACAGGAAGCTCTGGCGGACCGCATTTGCATTTTGAAATTAGGGATAATCAAGAACGACCAATGAACCCATTACTTTTTGGTATGCAAGTCAAAGACACCAAAGCACCTTATGTTTCTGCCGTTTTTGCCTATCCAAAAGATGCAACTTCAACAATTAACGGTAAAAATGAACGTGTTGAGTTACGCCTAATTCCAAAAGATGAAGGCGCCTATGAAGTTGAAAAAATAACAGCTTATGGCAATATCGGTTTTGGAGTGGTATCTAATGACAAGCAAGATTTAGCTCCAAATAATAATGGCGTCAGTAACATTCAGACCTTTTTTAATGGCAATAAAAGTCTCGAAGTCGATTTTAAACGCTTTAGTTTTGATGAGACCAAGCACATCAGACGCTACGTGGATTACGACTACTATAAAAGTAACAAATCCAAAATTCAAAAGTTATTCATTGAACAGAACAATCCTTTAAGCCTTTATAAAGATGCTTATGACAATGGTTTTGTTCTAGTGGAAGACAGTACAGCTTCCGTTTATAAAATAAAAATAAATGATTACCATAAAAATGAGACTTGGGTTACCATTCCTATAGAGGGAAAACCTGAAACTATAGAGCAAGACGATTTCATAGATACTTCTGAAAAAACTTTGGTCTACAGTAGTAAAGCAACGACTTTAAATTCTGGACTTATAAATGTAAAATTCTATGAAAATACGTTGTACGATGATACCTATATAAATTTTAGGGTGAATTCTGATACCCTATTTCTAGACGAAGATAGAATTCCTATGCAAAAGAATTTTTATATCAATTACGATTTAAGCAACTATAAAAGCGAGCATCAAGAAAAATTATTTGTTGCCAGATATTATGGCAATTATTGGAAACCGTATTATGTATCTAGCTCACGTAAAGGCAATATATTAACAGCTAGGACCAAATCTTTGGGAACCTTTGCACTTGCTACAGATACCGTACCACCAACTATAAAGCCTATTAACTTTCAAGATAAAAAATGGATTAGTAAATATCGTTACTTAAAAGTAAAGATTGATGACGACCTTTCTGGAATAAGTAAATATAGGGCCACTGTGAACGGTAAATGGATTTTAATGGAATACGATTATAAAACCAATACCTTAACACATGATTTTAATGATAACATCGTTAAAGATACCAAGAACGAATTAAAAATAATTGTTACGGATAATGTTGGAAATAGTTCTACATTTGAAGCAACATTTTTTAGAAAATAGGAAATTAAGAATCAAGACCGCTTATGCTTCTAGAACCAAGAACATAGACGCTTATAGATGCTGAAAAATTTAAAGTATAAAATTAGCAAACTAGGAGGTATCTATATTTTGTCTCAGAAATAATGTGGTAATTCTATGCTCAAAATCACTTCGTTAAATTGTCCCCTTGATGGGACTTTAGTGGTGTTTTTTGAAAATAAGAATCTAAATTTCACGTTAACTGAACTAAGAAAAACTAAATTATTTGAAACGCTTACATTTTACTATCCTACTGAGCTTACTTTTTAGTCTGCTTTCTTTTTCACAATCTGCTACCATTAGAGGTGTTATTTTAGACGAAGCCAATATGCCGATTGAAGGCGTTAATATTAAGGCTAATACAGGCGAAGGTACAGCAACCAATAGCAATGGATTTTACGAACTTAAAGTGCCTTTTGATGTTGAAGTAACAGTTGAGTTCACTCATGTTTCGCACAAACGGGTAGAGCAGAAATTTAATTTAAAAAATGGGCAGGAAATTGAATACAATCCTGTGATGCTTGTTGAAATAGAGCAAATAGCAACCGTTGTCATTAATACGAATACGAGATTAAATGTTGAAGGCGTCGTATCCATTGATCCGTCAACTTTAAGAACTATAAAAGGCGCCCAACCTGGTGTTGAAAACATCTTAAAAACCTTACCAGGTGTTAACATTTCGAATGAATTAAGTACCCAATATTCCGTAAGAGGTGGAAATTTTGATGAAAACCTAGTTTATGTGAACGAAATTGAAGTGTATAGACCATTTTTAATTCGTTCTGGAAACCAAGAAGGTTTGAGTTTTGTGAATACAGATATGGTACATAATGTCGATTTTTCTGCTGGCGGTTTTCAGGCGAAATATGGCGATAAATTATCATCGGTTTTAGATATAACGTATCGAAATCCTGTGGACTTCGGCATTAGAGCCGATTTAAGTTTGTTGGGCGGAAGCGTTACTGCCGAAACCGTTTCAAAAGATGGAAAATTTTCAGGGATTGCAGGCGTACGTTATAGAGATAATAGTTTATTGTTGAATAGTCTTGAAACCGAAGGCAATGTAGAACCTGTTTTTGCTGATGCACAAACCTATTTGACTTATCGTTTTTCGAGTAAGTTCCATTTGAATTTTTTAGGGAATATATCCTTAAACAAATACAATTTCCAACCTGAGAACAGACAGACCAATTTCGGGACTTTAGAGAATCCTGTGGCACTTTTGGTGTTTTATGACGGTCAGGAAAATGACCAATACCAAACCTATTTCGGAGCTTTTAAGGCCAATTATTTTGCTTCAGATGATTTAACCTTAAAACTTATTGCTTCGGCTTACCACACAACGGAACAAGAATATTTCGACATATTGGCACAATATCGATTAGGCGAAGTCAATACCAATATTGGAGATGAAAATTTAGGGGAAGTGGAGTTTAGTGAAGGTATTGGCTCCCAACTCACTCACGCTCGTAATGATTTGGATGCATTTATTGTCAATGCAGAGCATCGAGGCGACTACAAAGTTGATGACGAAAGTACTATTGAGTGGTCTGTAAAATATACTCACGAAGATATTAGAGACCGTTTGGTAGAATACGAAGTCATTGATTCCGCAGGATTCTCAATTAGACCGCCTCGATTTAGTGAACCTAATCCGCAACCTTACGAACCGTTTACAGGGCCATTAACGGCGTTTGAAAACATAAGAGCCTTAAATTATATACAGATAAACAGACTTCAAGCTTTTGC encodes:
- a CDS encoding TonB-dependent receptor, with the protein product MKRLHFTILLSLLFSLLSFSQSATIRGVILDEANMPIEGVNIKANTGEGTATNSNGFYELKVPFDVEVTVEFTHVSHKRVEQKFNLKNGQEIEYNPVMLVEIEQIATVVINTNTRLNVEGVVSIDPSTLRTIKGAQPGVENILKTLPGVNISNELSTQYSVRGGNFDENLVYVNEIEVYRPFLIRSGNQEGLSFVNTDMVHNVDFSAGGFQAKYGDKLSSVLDITYRNPVDFGIRADLSLLGGSVTAETVSKDGKFSGIAGVRYRDNSLLLNSLETEGNVEPVFADAQTYLTYRFSSKFHLNFLGNISLNKYNFQPENRQTNFGTLENPVALLVFYDGQENDQYQTYFGAFKANYFASDDLTLKLIASAYHTTEQEYFDILAQYRLGEVNTNIGDENLGEVEFSEGIGSQLTHARNDLDAFIVNAEHRGDYKVDDESTIEWSVKYTHEDIRDRLVEYEVIDSAGFSIRPPRFSEPNPQPYEPFTGPLTAFENIRALNYIQINRLQAFAQYSKQTDWNGHEAFFNAGVRTHTWNVSGDGISDPKTQSVISPRAQFAIKPDWEKDMLFRIAGGLYYQPPFYRELRDSSGTVQPNVKAQQSFHIVLGNEYSFEIWERPFKLVTEAYYKGMTDVNPYTLENVRIRYSADNNAKAYAYGLDLRLNGEFVPGTESWFSFGYLKTEENIDNRGYIARPTDQRLKFGALFQDYVPNMPDLKMYLNLVYNTGVPGGSPSYADPYVYQLRLRDYRRADLGISYQLVNPEKTYDAKWKKTVKELSIGFEIYNMFNNQNSITNTWVRDVYSKAQYAIPNYLTPRVFNVRLSARF
- a CDS encoding M23 family metallopeptidase; translation: MKQFFLFFLLTCAVYGQSEYPQDYFRHPLDIPLVLAGSFAELRSTHFHGGLDIKTQQREGLKVYAAAEGYVSRIKISEFGYGKALYITHPNGYTTVYGHLQKFSKRLEDFIRECQYEKESFEVEVFPSSEELLVDPNEVIAYSGNTGSSGGPHLHFEIRDNQERPMNPLLFGMQVKDTKAPYVSAVFAYPKDATSTINGKNERVELRLIPKDEGAYEVEKITAYGNIGFGVVSNDKQDLAPNNNGVSNIQTFFNGNKSLEVDFKRFSFDETKHIRRYVDYDYYKSNKSKIQKLFIEQNNPLSLYKDAYDNGFVLVEDSTASVYKIKINDYHKNETWVTIPIEGKPETIEQDDFIDTSEKTLVYSSKATTLNSGLINVKFYENTLYDDTYINFRVNSDTLFLDEDRIPMQKNFYINYDLSNYKSEHQEKLFVARYYGNYWKPYYVSSSRKGNILTARTKSLGTFALATDTVPPTIKPINFQDKKWISKYRYLKVKIDDDLSGISKYRATVNGKWILMEYDYKTNTLTHDFNDNIVKDTKNELKIIVTDNVGNSSTFEATFFRK